CCGTGGTAATGGTGTAATATTTCACTGATATACATTAGCTTACtaacaaaattcaataatcTGATGCAATGAGTTATAAATCAAGCTTTCTCCATCAAGAGTTAAGGTAAAATTCACAAACACACTTGTAACTGGTCATTTGTTCATAACGTGGAAAATCAATAAGGTGGGGGTGatggattttcaatttattcaaccaggacgatttatttttacatttaataCATTCTACGTCGTTTAAATCACAGACTACACTGTAAAATATCTGCGCCTATGTTACATTTATACAATAGCTATGTAGATGTGGCGGTCGTTAAAGTACCGGGaacattgtttaaaattaCGCGCACAGgcattggaaaaataattgtaataagcAATGACAAATTGTTTGGgctgtgtataatatattctcTCCAAAGACCATGTCAAAGGTTTTAAAACGTATGAACCTGATACTACAGGATCATTTATTCGTTGCTGAACACGAGTGTAACCGATGCAGCCAGCCCACCCTGATACTCGCGTAAGAGGCTCTCTCATAGCCGAGTCTTGTGTTCAACGATGAATAAATGACCCTGTAGGTACGCACTAATATATACGCGGATGCGAGAGCCGTGGATTGCAGTTAGTATCACATTAGCCCCATACATCTCCATATTTGTTTGTCTCTTTGTTAGGAATAGGAGGGGGTGAAGACCTTCGTGTCGGTGGCTCTGTACGTGAGTCGTTGGCGATAGAGCTCATcctaaaaatgaaatacacgATTTATAGAGAAATGAGAATAGAATATATTAAATTgagattttcaagaatttgtTGAACGTGATTGCACTTACggattgtatttttctttactgGCTTTCAAATAATCTTCTCTGTTCCTACCCCTTAGCTCGGCATACGAAACTGCTGGTTTTTGTATGTAATTTTCATCGAGTATATTATCATTCGATGCATCTAATCTCGGACCTgaatattcgattttttattttattatacaatattatacccATACGGGTGTGCAAATATCAATTAATAAGCAGCCCCAATGAGCTGTTgtaaaattcagtaaatatCTACATGCATGCATATGTTTGTATTTTCAACCACGCCTTGGTTCGGTATGTGTgcattagggtgtttcaaaaaaagacggattttttttttttcttatggtgtccaaaaattgatagtatatctaaaaacaaaaattttggcgaCAATATTAGCTCTTAATATCAATAGGAAGGTTTGCCTCtatccatttctttattttccatttaaataacatgggaaatttttttttttcatttttgaatttttattactttggaaCGGTTCATCGTAACAACAATCTGAAAAAAGAGATTTGTAGGAGattttacgctctacaaaaaacgtCTGAAGATCAAAGTTCCTCAAACCAACCGTTTCTAAGATATCAGCGATCAAAAATAAcactaatcaaaaatttcaaatattttccaataaaactacaaaaaaatatcatatgccatatttatattatttttcatactggcaccaaaatttttgtttttagataTACTATCAAGTTTGGGAatccataagaaaaaaaaaaaatccgtctttttttgaaacaccctagtGTGcatattatacagaaaaatgtAGATAGATTAAATACTAAAAGTTCGAGTAACTATTTTTCCTCTGTCGAACGTTTGGATAACGACTGTCGGTTTCAATGTGAACTTACCATTTAACTCATTACCGGTATAACTGTCCATATTGCTGGGTGAATTGTAAACATCAATGTCGATTGCAGAATTCATTTGTGCATTATTTGATGGTTTAATCGGAGTGACGCCAGTAAAGTTTAGATTTGAATCAGTTATTATTTCTGTTGTTAGACTGGATAGAGAAATCAACAGTTACATATTTCAATAAGAGCATgtgtaatttttacttttctctaGACATGCTCCATCAAAATGTATTCCTTGCATTAATCAAAATTCAGCAATGCTTTATTTCTTACCTTCCCATTGATTTTTGTCGCATAATGGCACCAATCGGACTGTCCGGAAgattcttaaatttttctctgcaTGACGGTAGGGCTGTAatttttcctacaaaaaaaCCTACCACAGACGCAACTCCAACCTTGGGATAGATACCAAACCTTGGGTGAACATTTAGCCTGAACGATTTGATACTTTGGTAGGCCAACCCTCCGAATGTAATTGCACCAATGGTACCATTAACAT
This is a stretch of genomic DNA from Neodiprion fabricii isolate iyNeoFabr1 chromosome 2, iyNeoFabr1.1, whole genome shotgun sequence. It encodes these proteins:
- the LOC124174974 gene encoding OCIA domain-containing protein 1-like, yielding MENVYNNPVDENSRVNSLPKNYQPTPDELKLLAECRGKSNVNGTIGAITFGGLAYQSIKSFRLNVHPRFGIYPKVGVASVVGFFVGKITALPSCREKFKNLPDSPIGAIMRQKSMGSLTTEIITDSNLNFTGVTPIKPSNNAQMNSAIDIDVYNSPSNMDSYTGNELNGPRLDASNDNILDENYIQKPAVSYAELRGRNREDYLKASKEKYNPMSSIANDSRTEPPTRRSSPPPIPNKETNKYGDVWG